AACTGGCTCAAATCCATACCGCTGCGATCAAAAATTTCGGTGCGTGTAGCGCCTGGCATGACCGCCTGCACGCGCACGCCCGATTCTTTGAGCTCAGCATTCAATGATTGTGTCAGGCTCAATACATAGGCCTTGGTCGCGGTATAGGTGGCGTTAAACATCTCCGGTGCAAGCGGCACAACCGATGCAATATTGATGATCGAACCACGCCCGGCTCTGGAAAAACCGTCCGCTGCGGCTGACGCCAAGTGGGTCAGCGCGACCACGTTGAGTTGGATCATTCGATCCAGACCACTCAGGTCGGACTCCGCCAGCGTTCCGACCGAGGCCACACCGGCATTGTTAAGCAACAGCGAAATCGACGTATCGGTGCGCAGGCGCTGTTCAACTTTTTGCAGATCAGCTCTGTCGATCAAGTCGGCTTTGAGCACTTCGACCGTTACACCGGTTTCCTCACGCAACCGGATGGCCATGGTCTCCAGGCGCTCCTGATCGCGAGCAACCAATAA
The nucleotide sequence above comes from Pseudomonas sp. AB6. Encoded proteins:
- a CDS encoding SDR family oxidoreductase, giving the protein MTTSNPKGTALITGASSGIGFTYADRLAKRGFDLLLVARDQERLETMAIRLREETGVTVEVLKADLIDRADLQKVEQRLRTDTSISLLLNNAGVASVGTLAESDLSGLDRMIQLNVVALTHLASAAADGFSRAGRGSIINIASVVPLAPEMFNATYTATKAYVLSLTQSLNAELKESGVRVQAVMPGATRTEIFDRSGMDLSQFPAEWVMDVGEMVDAALAGFDQGELATIPSLPNAADWDAFMTARAALTPNMSLSSAASRFKA